One window from the genome of Moorena sp. SIOASIH encodes:
- a CDS encoding cupin domain-containing protein: MSTPTNINKILIERPSQDHLDNLGVSNWPIWTKEVSEFPWTYDEPETCYLLEGEVVVTPDGGEPVQIAKGDLVTFPAGMSCTWKIISNVRKHYQFG, encoded by the coding sequence ATGTCTACACCGACCAATATCAATAAAATTCTGATTGAACGTCCTAGCCAAGACCATCTTGATAACTTAGGTGTCTCAAATTGGCCAATTTGGACAAAGGAAGTCTCGGAATTTCCCTGGACTTACGATGAGCCGGAAACTTGTTATTTGCTAGAGGGTGAAGTAGTTGTCACCCCAGATGGCGGTGAACCAGTTCAAATTGCCAAAGGAGATTTGGTAACTTTCCCAGCTGGAATGTCTTGCACCTGGAAGATTATTTCTAATGTTAGAAAGCACTATCAATTTGGCTAA